The Streptomyces sp. NBC_01439 genome contains the following window.
GGTGGCGGCCTCCTCGTCCAGCTCCGTGATCTCGTCGAGCAGCGGCTGCGGGTCCTCGTACCGGGTCCACAGGCCTTCTAGGTTCAGCACGCCGAGGCCGCCGAGCTCGCCGATGCGGATGGCGGTCTGCGGGGAGACGACCGAGTCCATGGGGGCGGCCAGGAAGGGGAGCTCGAAGCGGTACGCGTCGATCTGCCAGGCGATCGAGACCTCCTTCGGGTCCCGGGTACGCCGGCTCGGGACGATGGCGATGTCGTCGAACGCGTACGCCCTGCGGCCGCGCTTGCCGCGCCCGATCTCGATCTCAGTCACGTGTGGTGGCCTTTCCTCTGGGTCTGCCCGTCCAGTATCCCCGAACGCCGGGGGCCCGCGTTCCGGTGACCGCTGTACGGACGGCTGCGCGGGCACGGCGAAGGGGCGGGCCCGACGGGCCCGCCCCCTCACCTCATGCCGTTCAGCCCTTGCGGGAGTAGTTCGGCGCTTCGACCGTCATCTGGATGTCGTGCGGGTGGCTCTCCTTGAGGCCCGCCGAGGTGATCCGGACGAACCGGCCGCGGTCCTGCAGCTCGGGGACCGTGCGGCCGCCCACGTAGAACATCGACTGGCGCAGGCCGCCGACGAGCTGGTGCACGACCGCGGAGAGCGGACCCCGGTAGGGGACCTGGCCCTCGATGCCCTCGGGGATGAGCTTGTCGTCGCCGCCCACGCCCTCCTGGAAGTAGCGGTCCTTGGAGAAGGACTTCTGCTCGCCGCGGGACTGCATCGCGCCGAGCGAACCCATGCCGCGGTACGACTTGAACTGCTTGCCGTTGATGAAGAGCAGCTCGCCCGGGGACTCCTCGCAGCCCGCGAGCAGCGAGCCGAGCATCACCGTGTCGGCACCCGCGACCAGGGCCTTGGCGATGTCGCCGGAGTACTGCAGGCCGCCGTCGCCGATGACCGGGACACCGGCCGCCTTGGCGGCGAGCGAGGCCTCGTAGATCGCGGTGACCTGCGGGACGCCGATGCCGGCGACGACGCGGGTGGTGCAGATGGAGCCGGGGCCGACGCCGACCTTGATGCCGTCGCAGCCGGCGTCGATCAGCGCCTGCGCACCGTCACGCGTGGCGACGTTGCCGCCGATGACGTCGACGGTGGAGTTCGACTTGATCTTGGCGACCATGTCGCCGACCAGGCGGGAGTGACCGTGGGCGGTGTCGACGACGATGAAGTCGGCGCCCGCCTCGATCAGGGCCTGGGCGCGCTCGTACGCGTCGCCGGCGACGCCGACGGCCGCGCCGACGAGGAGCCGGCCGCCCTTGTCCTTGGCGGCGTTCGGGTACTTCTCGGCCTTGACGAAGTCCTTGACCGTGATGAGGCCCTTGAGGATGCCCGCGTCGTCGACCAGCGGAAGCTTCTCGATCTTGTGGCGGCGCAGCAGCTCCATGGCGTCCACGCCCGAGATGCCGACCTTGCCCGTGACCAGCGGCATCGGGGTCATGACCTCGCGCACCTGGCGGCTGCGGTCCGACTCGAAGGCCATGTCGCGGTTGGTGACGATGCCGAGGAGCTTGCCGGCGGGGTCGGTGACCGGGACGCCGGAGATGCGGAACTTCGCGCAGAGCTCGTCGGCCTCGCGCAGCGTCGCGTCCGGGTGCACCGTGATCGGGTCGGTGACCATGCCGGACTCGGAGCGCTTGACCAGGTCGACCTGGTTGGCCTGGTCGGCGATGGAGAGGTTGCGGTGCAGCACGCCGACGCCGCCCTGCCGGGCCATGGCGATGGCCATGCGGGACTCGGTGACCTTGTCCATGGCGGCGGACAGCAGCGGAACGTTGACGCGCACGTTGCGCGAGATGAGGGAAGAGGTGTCGATCGCATCAGGCGCCATGTCCGACGCGCCCGGCAGCAGCAGCACGTCGTCGTAGGTCAGTCCGAGCGTGGCGAATTTGTCGGGCACTCCGTCGGCGGTCATGACACCTTCCCAATGGTCTTGCTCAGCGCGGATGTCCATGCTAACGGGATCCCGACGCGTCTCATTCCACGACCAAGGTCAAGCAGAAGTTTCGTCACTTCCTACGATTGCGGCCCGTGGCCGAGGCCCACGCAGAGCCATGTGGAGCCACGCCGAGCTGTGCGCACGGACCGGCACGGAGCCCTTCCGGGCCGTTTCGAGCCGCTTCGAGCCGTACGGACCGCGGCGGGCCACGAGACCGCGCGGCCCGCACGGCTGCCTACTGCTCGGCGAGTGCCCGCAGCCGGCTGAGCGCGCGGTGCTGGGCCACGCGCACGGCCCCCGGGGACATTCCGAGCATCTGGCCGGTCTCCTCCGCGGTCAGCCCGACGGCCACCCGCAGCACGAGGAGCTCGCGCTGGTTCTCCGGGAGGTTGGCCAGCAGCTTCTTGGCCCAGGCGGCGTCGCTGCTGAGCAGCGCGCGCTCCTCCGGGCCCAGCGAGTCGTCGGGCCGCTCCGGCATCTCGTCGGAGGGCACGGCCGTGCTGCCCGGGTGCCGCATGGCGGCCCGCTGCAGGTCGGCGACCTTGTGCGCGGCGATCGCGAAGACGAAGGCCTCGAAGGGCCGCCCGGTGTCCCGGTAGCGCGGCAGCGCCATCAGGACGGCGACGCAGACCTCCTGCGCCAGGTCCTCCACGAAGTGACGAGCGTCACCCGGCAATCGCGAGAGCCGGGTGCGGCAGTAGCGGATCGCGAGGGGGTGCACGAAGGCGAGCAGGTCGTGCGTGGCCTGCTCGTCACCCTCCACCGCCCTGCGTACGAGCGCGCTGACGCCCCCGGCACTGCCGCCTTTGGCGGCGCCGGTCGGGCCTGTGGCCGCGGGTGACCCCAGGGCCTCGTCGTCGCGCATCAATCCATGGTGCCTTGGCGCCGGAGCATCCGCGCCGCCATGGCCCTTGTTGTGCATCGAAGCGTTATGAGCAGGTGCGCCGGAACTCATCATCTGCGCCCTCCCCTCCCGCTCGGCCGAATAGTCCCCGAGAGACTCCACACCCTCAAGGATGCGGCATCGCGCACGAAGCGAGACGTCCCCCGGATTGTGCCCCGCCAATCCCCGGGTGCGCACCGGGTACGGCGGGGACGGGGATGCCCTCGATCAGACGAGCCGTCGAGGGCGGCGCGCCGCCCCGTCCGCAGGTGGCGGACGGGACCTCTCCCGACCATCCGCGGCCTGTGGCGGACCGGGCCGGGCCCGGCCACGACCGGGAGGTCAGCGAACCAGACCCCAGCGGAAACCGAGTGCCACCGCGTGCGCCCGGTCCGAGGCCCCGAGCTTCTTGAACAGCCGGCGGGCGTGCGTCTTGACCGTGTCCTCGGAGAGGAAGAGCTCGCGCCCGATCTCCGCGTTGGACCGGCCGTGGCTCATGCCCTCCAGCACCTGGATCTCGCGCGCGGTGAGCGTGGGCGCGGCGCCCATCTCGGCCGAGCGGAGCCGGCGCGGGGCCAGTCGCCAGGTCGGGTCGGCGAGGGCCTGGGTGACCGTGGCCCGCAGTTCGGCGCGCGAGGCGTCCTTGTGCAGGTACCCACGGGCGCCGGCGGCGACCGCGAGGGCCACGCCGTCCAGGTCCTCGGCGACCGTCAGCATGATGATGCGGGCGCCGGGGTCGGCCGAGAGCAGTCGACGGACCGTCTCCACACCGCCCAGCCCGGGCATCCGTACATCCATCAGAATCAGGTCGGAGCGGTCGGCGCCCCAGCGGCGGAGGACTTCCTCGCCGTTGGCAGCCGTCGTCACACGCTCGACGCCGGGCACGGTGGCAACCGCGCGACGGAGCGCCTCTCGGGCAAGCGGGGAGTCGTCGCAGACGAGGACGGATGTCATGACCGCCCTCCGCAGCTGCTGATGCGCGTCACCTTGAGCCTCCAGGCTGGTACGTATCGTCACCTGTGCGGTCGATGCCCCCGGACACCTGTCCGAGAACTTATTGGTTCAACCGCCTTCGCACTCTCAACGATGGTCACTCGAAAGAGTTACGGGTCGGACGGACACCTTCAGCACTCTACGTGAGGAAGCGATCACGGCGCTGGAGCCACGAGCCGCTTGTCCTCCATCTGGAGCTATGCCCTATTTGGCGGCTTTCCTTCCGTTTGGCACGTGTCTGAGGCTAGATTCCCAATGAGTCATATTTACATCTACTCCGACAGTAGGTGTGGAGACATGGACCGTATCCGCCTCAGTACCGGCACCAAGAGGGACTACCAATGGCAGATTTCTCCCGCCTCCCCGGACCGAACGCCGACCTCTGGGACTGGCAGCTGCTAGCCGCCTGCCGCGGGGTCGACAGCTCTCTCTTCTTCCACCCGGAAGGCGAGCGGGGCGCGGCCAGGAGCGCGCGCGAGGCCTCGGCTAAAGAGGTCTGCATGAGATGCCCGGTGCGTTCGGAATGCGCCGCGCACGCACTCGCCGTCCGAGAGCCCTACGGGGTGTGGGGCGGCCTCACCGAGGACGAGCGCGAAGAACTGATGGGCCGCGCCCGGCACCGCCTGATCCCCGCGTCGAGTGCGATCGGACCGATCGCGCCGAACTGAGAGTCGCCGAAACGTCCGAAGGAACGTTTCCTCGAATCACCAACACACCTGGGCGTGTCGCCGCCCGGCCCGCGTTTCACCCGTTCGGCCGTACCCGGCCCCACGACGTGTGCGCCCCCGGCCGCCGCCGGGGGCGGACGCGCGTCAGCGCGCGGCCGCCCGCTCCAGTTCGGCCAGGGTCGCGGCCACGGCCGGCACCCGGGCCAGGTCGGGCAGGGTCAGCGCCACCACCTCGCGCTCGACGGCCGGCTCCACCGACACCGTGCTCACACCCTTGGCCCGTACGGACTCCACCGCGAGCTCCGGCAGTACCGCCACGCCCAGCCCCGCGCCGACCAGGCCGACCACCGCCGGGTAGTCGTCGGTGGCGAAGTCGATGCGCGGGGTGAAGCCCGCGCCCTCGCACACGTCCACCAGATGGCGACGGCAGCGCGGACAGCCGGCGATCCAGGGTTCGTCCGCCAGCTCCGCCATGCCCACGCGCTCCGCCCCGGCCAGCCGGTGCCCCTCGGGGACCAACCCGACGAGCCGGTCGGTCAGCAGCGGCCGCACCACGAGGTCGTCCCACTCCGCGGCGGAATGGTCCGCCCCGCCGTACCGGAAGGCCAGCGCCAGGTCGCAGTCGCCCTCGCGGAGCATCTCCACCGAACGCGGCGGCTCCGCCTCGACCAGCGAGATGCGGGTCCCGGGGTGCTCGGCGCGCATCGCGGCGAGTGCGGTCGGCACCAGGGTGGAACTGCCGCTGGGGAAGGACACGAGCCGGACCCGACCCGCGCGCAGCCCCGCGATGGCCGCGACCTCCTCCTCCGCGGCGGTCAGCCCGGCCAGGATCCCCGCGGCATGGCGGACCAGGGCCTCGCCCGCCTGGGTCAGCCGCATCTCGCGACCGGTGCGGATCAGCAGCGGGGTGCCGGCCGACTGCTCCAGCGCCTTCATCTGCTGGGAGACGGCGGGCTGGGTGCAGCCGAGCTCGCGGGCGGCGGCCGAGAAGGACCCGGTCCCGGCGACGGCGCGCAGAACCCGGAGATGACGTGCTTCGATCACCCTTCGAGCATAAGCCCTACTTTGATTTCCACGCCAATACTCCGGTGTCACTTTGAGGCGGCTCCGGTTAGCGTGATCCCATGGGCTCCATGCAATTGATCTCTGTGAACCTCGGCCGCGCCACGGCTGTCGACTACACCGACGCGGAGGGCGGCATGACGGGCATCGGCAAACGTCCCGTGCCCGGACCGGTCCGCGTCGTCGCCCCGGGCCCCAAGGCCACCGGCCTCGGCAGCGGCCTGGAAGGTGACGCCATCTGCGACCGGCGCCACCACGGCGGCGACCACCAGGCCGTCTACGCGTACGCCCGCGAGGACCTGGACCTGTGGGAGCAGCTGCTGGGCCGCGAACTGCCCGGCGGGCTCTTCGGCGAGAACCTCACCACCTCCGGCATCGACCTGAACGCCGCGCGGATCGGTGAACGCTGGCAGGTCGGCGCGGACCTCGTCCTCGAAGTGGCCTCGGCCCGCATCCCGTGCCGGACCTTCCAGGGGGCCATGGGCGAGGCCGGCTGGGTCAAGCGGTTCACCGAGGAGGCCCGGCCGGGAGCGTACCTGCGGGTGATCGAGGAGGGTTCGGTCTCCCCCGGCGACCCCATCCAGATCGTCCACCGACCGGACCACGACGTGACGGTGCAACTGTGGTTCCGCGCCTTCACCACCGAGCGGGCGCTGCTGCCGCTCACCCTGGCCGCGGGCGAGGCTATGGAGCCGAAGGCCCGCGAGCGGGTTCGCCTGTGCGTGGAGAAGTACGGGGCGGGGACCGGGGCGAGGTAGCACCGTCATCCCGGGAAGCTAGGTTGCGCCTATGACGACTGCGTTGATTACGGGATCCACGGCGGGCATCGGCGCCGCCTTCGCCCGGCGGCTGGCCGCCCAGGGGCACAATCTGGTGCTGGTGGCGCGCGACACGAAGCGGCTCGGCGAGCAGGCCACCGAGCTGCACGACCGGCACGGCATCGAGGCCGAGGTGCTGGCCGCCGACCTCTCCACGGAGGAGGGCATCGCGGCGGTCGAGGACCGCCTCGACGACCGCACCCACCCGGTGGACCTGCTGGTCAACAACGCGGGCTTCGGCAACAAGGGCCGCTACCTCGAAGTCTCCATGGCCGACGAGTTGACCATGCTGAAGGTGCACGTCGAGGCGGTCCTGCGGCTGACCTCGGCGGCCACGGAATCGATGCGCTCGCGCGGCCGGGGCGGCGTGATCAACGTGGCCTCGGTGGCCGCCTTCGTACCGCGCGGCACGTACGGGGCGAGCAAGGCCTGGGTCGTGCAGTTCACCCAGGGTGCGGCGCGGGACCTGGCGGGCTCCGGGGTGCGGCTGATGGCCCTGTGCCCCGGCTTCGTCCGGACGGAGTTCCACCAGCGGGCCGGCATGGGCACGGACAACATCCCCGGCTGGATGTGGCTGGACGCCGACAAGCTGGTGACCGCGGCCCTGGCCGACCTGGCCCGCGGGAAGACGGTGTCGATCCCGGACCCGCGGTACAAGGCGCTGATGGGCGTGGTGAAGCTGACGCCGCGCGGACTGCTGGGCGGGGTGTCCTCGCGCACGGGCCGCAAGTACGGCCCCCAGTAGCCCTGGAGGGCGCCCCGCGGGGCCCCTTCACGAGCGGCCAACCGGGGGAAATCTCCCTAAACTGGACCTGTCCCATCCAGCGCGGGAGGCGACGCGATGACATTCGTACAAGTGATCGATTATGAGACCAGGCGGTTCGACGAGATGAACGCGCTCATCGACCGCTGGGCGGAGCAGAGCAGCGGCCGGCGCACCGCCACGCACACGATGATCGGCCAGGACCGCGAGGCCCGGAACCACTACGTGGACATGGTGGAGTTCGCCTCGTACGAGGAGGCCATGAAGAACTCCCACCTCCCCGAGACGGACCGGATGTTCCAGGAAATGGTGGCCCTCTGCGAAGGCATGCCGAAGTTCATGAACCTCGACGTGGTCCGCGACGAACACCTCAACAAGCAGCTCGCCAACCGGGTGTTCGAAGAAGCGGCCATGGCCGGGAACATGAGCGTCCTCGACGAGTGCTTCGCGACGAACTACATCGACCACGACGCCAGCAGGGCGGAGTCCACCGTCATCGGACGCGAGGCCATGAAGTCGGACATGGAGACGTGGCGCGCGGGCTTCGACATGACCTTCGAGCCGACGGCCCAGCTGGCCGAGGGCGACATGGTCACGACGGTCTGGAAGTGGCGCGGTACCCACAAGGGCTCGTTCATGGGGGTCGCACCGACCGGGAAGACGTACGAGATGTCCGGGAGCACCACGTTCCGGTGCCTAGAAGGAGAGATCATCGAGGGCTGGTGGCACTACAACCCCGGAGCCCTGCAACAGCAGATGGGCGGAACGGGTTCGCCGTACGGAACCTGAGGCCCCATCACGGGGAAGGCAACGGGAAGGCCCCGCTCCGCGACTGCGGAACGGGGCCTTCCCGGCGTGGTGCGCGCGATCAGTGGCTGTGGCCGTGACCGTGGCCGTGACCGGCGTCGCCCTCGTCCTCCGCCGGCTTCTCGACGACCAGGGTCTCGGTCGTGAGCAGCAGGGAGGCGATGGAGGCGGCGTTCTCCAGCGCGGAACGGGTGACCTTCACCGGGTCGATGACGCCGGCCTTGACCAGGTCGCCGTACTCGCCGGTGGCGGCGTTGAAGCCCTGGCCCTTGTCGAGCTCGGCGACCTTCGAGGTGATGACGTAACCCTCGAGACCGGCGTTCTCGGCGATCCAGCGCAGCGGCTCGACGGCGGCGCGGCGCACGACCGCGACACCGGTGGCCTCGTCGCCCGACAGGCCGAGGTTGCCCTCGAGGACCTTCACGGCGTGGACGAGCGCGGAGCCACCGCCGGAGACGATGCCCTCCTCGACCGCGGCGCGGGTCGCCGAGATGGCGTCCTCGAGACGGTGCTTCTTCTCCTTGAGCTCCACCTCGGTGGCGGCGCCGACCTTGATGACGCAGACGCCGCCGGCGAGCTTCGCCAGGCGCTCCTGCAGCTTCTCGCGGTCCCAGTCCGAGTCGGTCGACTCGATCTCGGCCTTGATCTGGTTGACGCGGCCGAGGACCTCGTCGGAGCTGCCGCCACCGTCGACGATGGTGGTGTCGTCCTTGGAGATGGTCACGCGGCGGGCGGAGCCCAGTACGTCAAGACCGGCCTGGTCGAGCTTGAGGCCGACCTCCTCGGCGATGACGGTGGCACCGGTGAGGGTGGCCATGTCCTGGAGCATCGCCTTGCGACGGTCACCGAAGCCGGGGGCCTTGACGGCCACCGCGTTGAAGGTGCCGCGGATCTTGTTGACGACGAGGGTGGAGAGCGCCTCGCCCTCGACGTCCTCGGCGATGATCAGCAGCGGCTTGGAGGCGCCGGCCTGGATGACCTTCTCCAGCAGCGGCAGCAGGTCCTGGATCGAGGAGATCTTGCCCTGGTTGATCAGGATGTACGGGTCGTCGAGGACGGCCTCCATACGCTCCTGGTCGGAGACCATGTACGGCGAGAGGTAGCCCTTGTCGAAGGCCATGCCCTCGGTGAACTCCAGCTCCAGGCCGAAGGTGTTGGACTCCTCGACGGTGATGACACCGTCCTTGCCGACCTTGTCCATCGCCTCGGCGATGAGCTCGCCGACCTGCTGGTCCTGCGCGGAGAGCGCGGCCACGGCGGCGATGTCGGACTTGTCCTCGATCGGGCGGGCGGTCGCGAGGAGCTCCTCGGACACGGCCTTGACCGCGGCGTCGATGCCCTTCTTCAGGGCGGCCGGGGAAGCACCCGCGGCGACGTTGCGCAGACCCTCGCGGACCAGCGCCTGGGCCAGCACGGTGGCGGTGGTGGTGCCGTCACCCGCGATGTCGTTGGTCTTGGTCGCCACCTCCTTCACGAGCTGCGCGCCCAGGTTCTCGTACGGGTCGTCCAGCTCGACCTCGCGGGCGATGGTGACACCGTCGTTGGTGATGGTGGGGGCGCCGAACTTCTTGTCGATGACGACGTTGCGGCCCTTGGGGCCGATCGTCACCTTGACCGTGTCGGCAAGCTTGTTGACGCCGCGCTCGAGGGCGCGACGGGCGTCCTCGTCGAACTTCAGGATCTTCGCCATGGGAGCGGTTCAGCCCTCTCGAAAACTAGGTTTAACGAACCGCGCCCCTCGCCGCCCGGCAATCAGCGGGGTGACCAGGGGCGCAGCTCAAGCAAACTTCTTGAAGCGAATTACTTCTCGACGATCGCGAGCACGTCGCGAGCCGAGAGGACGAGGTACTCCTCGCCGCTGTACTTCACTTCGGTGCCGCCGTACTTGCTGTACAGCACGATGTCGCCGACGGTGACGTCCAGCGGGAGACGCTGGCCGTCCTCGAAGCGACCCGGGCCCACCGCGAGGACGACGCCCTCCTGGGGCTTCTCCTTCGCGGTGTCCGGGATGACCAGGCCGGAGGCCGTGGTCTGCTCGGCGTCGAGCGGCTGGACCACAATGCGGTCCTCAAGCGGCTTGATGGCAACCTTGGAGCTGGCGGTCGTCACGATCCGACCTCCCCCTTCGGAGATCCGGGGTTAACTGTCTGAGGTGGCGACCAGGTCGATCCGTCGTCGCGGGTGCCGGACCTGCCTGTCGCTGTGTTGGCACTCACCGGGGGTGAGTGCCAGGTGCGAGACTATTCCGGCGATTAGCACTCGGTCAAGCGGAGTGCCAATTCTCGACGCCGGGTGTTGCGGGGCTCCTGCGGGGGGCTCGGCGGATTTGCGGCTCGGTGGCACGTTTCCCTCGTGTCGAGGTGGTTCGCCTCAAACGCCGGCGGGGCTTCAAAGGGTGGGGCGGTGCCCCGCAGGAGGGTCTCCTCGGCTCGCGCCAGGCGGCCGCGGTTCTGCCGTTCGGCCTGGGTTGCGCGCTCGTCCTGCGGGGACCCTCCTCCGTGTCCCCACCCCACGGCACGGCTCCGACAGCCCAACCTTGTCCCCCACCTGCCCATGAACCTGCACCCCCAACGGGTGACTGACCCCGTTCCCGATGGGCCTGCACCGCCAACGGGTGAGCAGCCCCCTTCCCCATGGGCCTGCACCGCCCGGGGGGAGCGGTGTGTTTCCCGGTGGGCCTGCGGCGCCAACAGGTCAGTGAGGGGCTTCCCTGTGGGTTTGTGCGGCTGAGGGGAGGGGGGACGTGGTGGGGTGTCCCCGCAGGACGAGGCGCTACCACCGAGCACAACCGAGACGTGCCCGCACGCGCCGAGCCGAGGAGACACCCCACCACGGCCCCCCGGACCGACCCACACCAACAACCCGCCACCCCCAACCCCGCCCACCCGCCGAGGCGCGGGCCCGCCCATTCAGCCTCGCCGGCGATTGAGGCGCGGGCCCGGGCAGCGCCCGGCAGACGGCAGCAACACGACCAAGCAGCCCGCAGGGCAACGGCGCGGGCCCGGGCAGAGCCCGGCGAGGATCCGGACCCCGCGCACCGCCGACCAGGCCTCACGGCAAACGCGTCGATATGTGACGCTTGAGCCGTGCGCATCCTCGTGGTCGAAGACGAAGAAGGCCTCGCCGAATCCCTGCGGCGCGGCCTCTCCGCCGACGGCCACCGCGTCGACGTCGCCCACGACGGCCACCGCGGGCTCGACCTCGCCCTCGCCGGTGGCCCGTACGACGTCGTCCTGCTCGACCTGATGCTCCCGGGTCCCAGCGGCCACGCGATCTGCACCCGCATGCGCGCCCACGGCGACACCACCCCGGTCCTGATGCTCACCGCCCGCGACGGCGAGTACGACGAGGCCGAGGGTCTGGACTCCGGCGCCGACGACTACCTCACCAAGCCGTTCTCCTCCGTGGTCCTGGCCGCCCGGATCCGGGCGGTGGCACGCCGCGCCGGCACGCCGGACCGCGGCACCCTGCAGGCCGGCGACCTCGTCCTGGACCCGCAGGGCCGCCGCTGCCGCCGCGGTGACCGGGACATCGAACTGACCGCCCGCGAACTGGGCGTCCTCGCTTGTCTGATGGAGCAGCCCGGCCGGGCCGTCGCCAAGCAGGACATCCTGGACGAGGTCTGGGACACCCCGCACGGCATCGACCCGAACATCGTGGAGGTGTACGTCTCCTCGCTGCGCAAGAAGATCGACGCACCCTTCGGCCGCCACTCGATCCGCACCGTCCACGGAACCGGCTACCGGATGGCCCCCGACGGTGGTTAGGCCCCGGCGGGCGGATCCCGTGCGCCGTGAAGCCGCCCGCCGCAGGCGACCCGGCATCCGGGCGCGCACCGCCGCGGCCGCCGCACTCGCGATGGCCGCCGTCCTCGCCGGCGGCGGGCTGTGGTTGCACGCCCTGCTCCGGGCCAACCTCCTCGAGAACACCACCGGCCGCGCCGAGCTCGCCGCCCGCAAGGTCGCCGCCCAGCTCGACAACCGGACCCTGCCGACCGGCGGACGGCTGGCCGCGCCCGAGAGCGGAGTGGACCTGGTCCTCGTACGGGACGCGGCCGGGCGGACGGTCGCGTCCACCGGCGATCCGAAGCACGCCCCCGACCTCGGCGGCGCCCCACTGCCCGGCCCCGGTGACGACTCCCGGTCGGCCGTGCTCCCGCCGGCGCACTCCGGCGGGGAACGGCGTGCGGTGGTCGTCGTCGAGGCGCCGGGGGCGCACACGGTGTACGCGATGACCGTGCTCGGCGACGTGGACGACGCGCCCCGGGCCGTCGCGGTCGGGCTGCTCGCGGGGGCGCCCCCGCTGACCGGCTTCGCCGCCGCCCTCGCCTGGTGGGTGACCGGCCGCGCGCTGCGCCCGGTGAGCGCGATCCGCTCCGAACTGGCGGCGGTCACGGCGAGCGAGCTGGACCGGCGAGTTCCGGACCCGGGCGGGGTGGACGAGATCGCGCAGCTGGCCCGGAGCGTCAACGAAACCCTGGACCGGCTGGAGCGTTCCGACGCCCGGCAGCGGCAGTTCACCGCGGACGCCTCCCACGAGCTGCGCAACCCGCTGGCCGCCGTCCGGTCCCGGCTCGAGGTGGCCCTCGCCATGGACCGCCCCGACCGGGAGTCGGTCGCGGCCGCGCTGGCCGATACCGAGCGGCTCCAGGCCGTCGCGGCGGACCTGCTACTGCTGGCCCGCCTCGACGGCGGACCGGCGTCGGCGCCGCGGAGCGAGCCGGTGGACCTGGCCCTGCTGGCCGCGGAGGA
Protein-coding sequences here:
- the guaB gene encoding IMP dehydrogenase yields the protein MTADGVPDKFATLGLTYDDVLLLPGASDMAPDAIDTSSLISRNVRVNVPLLSAAMDKVTESRMAIAMARQGGVGVLHRNLSIADQANQVDLVKRSESGMVTDPITVHPDATLREADELCAKFRISGVPVTDPAGKLLGIVTNRDMAFESDRSRQVREVMTPMPLVTGKVGISGVDAMELLRRHKIEKLPLVDDAGILKGLITVKDFVKAEKYPNAAKDKGGRLLVGAAVGVAGDAYERAQALIEAGADFIVVDTAHGHSRLVGDMVAKIKSNSTVDVIGGNVATRDGAQALIDAGCDGIKVGVGPGSICTTRVVAGIGVPQVTAIYEASLAAKAAGVPVIGDGGLQYSGDIAKALVAGADTVMLGSLLAGCEESPGELLFINGKQFKSYRGMGSLGAMQSRGEQKSFSKDRYFQEGVGGDDKLIPEGIEGQVPYRGPLSAVVHQLVGGLRQSMFYVGGRTVPELQDRGRFVRITSAGLKESHPHDIQMTVEAPNYSRKG
- a CDS encoding sigma-70 family RNA polymerase sigma factor, coding for MRDDEALGSPAATGPTGAAKGGSAGGVSALVRRAVEGDEQATHDLLAFVHPLAIRYCRTRLSRLPGDARHFVEDLAQEVCVAVLMALPRYRDTGRPFEAFVFAIAAHKVADLQRAAMRHPGSTAVPSDEMPERPDDSLGPEERALLSSDAAWAKKLLANLPENQRELLVLRVAVGLTAEETGQMLGMSPGAVRVAQHRALSRLRALAEQ
- a CDS encoding response regulator transcription factor, with translation MTSVLVCDDSPLAREALRRAVATVPGVERVTTAANGEEVLRRWGADRSDLILMDVRMPGLGGVETVRRLLSADPGARIIMLTVAEDLDGVALAVAAGARGYLHKDASRAELRATVTQALADPTWRLAPRRLRSAEMGAAPTLTAREIQVLEGMSHGRSNAEIGRELFLSEDTVKTHARRLFKKLGASDRAHAVALGFRWGLVR
- a CDS encoding WhiB family transcriptional regulator produces the protein MADFSRLPGPNADLWDWQLLAACRGVDSSLFFHPEGERGAARSAREASAKEVCMRCPVRSECAAHALAVREPYGVWGGLTEDEREELMGRARHRLIPASSAIGPIAPN
- a CDS encoding LysR family transcriptional regulator: MIEARHLRVLRAVAGTGSFSAAARELGCTQPAVSQQMKALEQSAGTPLLIRTGREMRLTQAGEALVRHAAGILAGLTAAEEEVAAIAGLRAGRVRLVSFPSGSSTLVPTALAAMRAEHPGTRISLVEAEPPRSVEMLREGDCDLALAFRYGGADHSAAEWDDLVVRPLLTDRLVGLVPEGHRLAGAERVGMAELADEPWIAGCPRCRRHLVDVCEGAGFTPRIDFATDDYPAVVGLVGAGLGVAVLPELAVESVRAKGVSTVSVEPAVEREVVALTLPDLARVPAVAATLAELERAAAR
- a CDS encoding MOSC domain-containing protein, which codes for MQLISVNLGRATAVDYTDAEGGMTGIGKRPVPGPVRVVAPGPKATGLGSGLEGDAICDRRHHGGDHQAVYAYAREDLDLWEQLLGRELPGGLFGENLTTSGIDLNAARIGERWQVGADLVLEVASARIPCRTFQGAMGEAGWVKRFTEEARPGAYLRVIEEGSVSPGDPIQIVHRPDHDVTVQLWFRAFTTERALLPLTLAAGEAMEPKARERVRLCVEKYGAGTGAR
- a CDS encoding SDR family NAD(P)-dependent oxidoreductase, which encodes MTTALITGSTAGIGAAFARRLAAQGHNLVLVARDTKRLGEQATELHDRHGIEAEVLAADLSTEEGIAAVEDRLDDRTHPVDLLVNNAGFGNKGRYLEVSMADELTMLKVHVEAVLRLTSAATESMRSRGRGGVINVASVAAFVPRGTYGASKAWVVQFTQGAARDLAGSGVRLMALCPGFVRTEFHQRAGMGTDNIPGWMWLDADKLVTAALADLARGKTVSIPDPRYKALMGVVKLTPRGLLGGVSSRTGRKYGPQ
- a CDS encoding ester cyclase, with amino-acid sequence MIDYETRRFDEMNALIDRWAEQSSGRRTATHTMIGQDREARNHYVDMVEFASYEEAMKNSHLPETDRMFQEMVALCEGMPKFMNLDVVRDEHLNKQLANRVFEEAAMAGNMSVLDECFATNYIDHDASRAESTVIGREAMKSDMETWRAGFDMTFEPTAQLAEGDMVTTVWKWRGTHKGSFMGVAPTGKTYEMSGSTTFRCLEGEIIEGWWHYNPGALQQQMGGTGSPYGT